Proteins found in one Hypomesus transpacificus isolate Combined female chromosome 20, fHypTra1, whole genome shotgun sequence genomic segment:
- the cpeb4b gene encoding cytoplasmic polyadenylation element-binding protein 4b isoform X1 codes for MGDYGFGVLVQNNTGNKSAFPVRIHPHLQAPHHHQNASQSPAYINSTTTAGNGTSSGGGGSPWLFPATSGHSSMQDELLGPEKVKGQPQEMQEEKQQSPGSHQETGLISELEKARGVGVGEEGKVDGSPSDSGSGKEKLRLESPVLTPFDYQDASGLGPPAPSSTSSSLAGFNNWSAAIPPAPSTIINEDVSFFNPAASASNGQLLFQNFSHHVSPGFGGNFSPQIGPALSQHHPPPHPHFQHPHPQHQQHRRSPASPHPPPFPHRNAPFSQLPHLSNNLNKPPSPWGSYQSPSPSPSSTSWSPGGGYGGWGGSQGREYRRGLNGGMTPLNSISPLKKTFPNNHVVSQKYSRTSPGFNPKSWMDDSVGRSDNIFPFQERNRSFDGFNMHSLENSLIDIMRAEQDTLKGRLGFPHPGGDNPLPINGHSSLFPMEDGFPDDDRGEQGLGGLGGGCFPHQNGERVERYSRKVFVGGLPPDIDEDEITASFRRFGHLFVDWPHKAESKSYFPPKGYAFLLFQEESSVQALIDACIEEDGKLYLCVSSPTIKDKPVQIRPWNLNDSDFVMDGSQPLDPRKTIFVGGVPRPLRAVELAMIMDRLYGGVCYAGIDTDPELKYPKGAGRVAFSNQQSYIAAISARFVQLQHGEIDKRVEVKPYVLDDQLCDECQGTRCGGKFAPFFCANVTCLQYYCEYCWAAIHSRAGREFHKPLVKEGGDRPRHISFRWN; via the exons ATGGGGGATTACGGGTTCGGAGTCCTAGTACAAAATAACACCGGCAACAAGTCCGCTTTCCCGGTCCGAATCCACCCGCACCTGCAGGCCCCGCACCACCACCAGAATGCGTCCCAGAGCCCCGCCTACATAAACAGCACGACCACCGCGGGGAATGGCACAAGCAGCGGCGGAGGCGGCTCGCCCTGGCTGTTCCCCGCCACCAGCGGCCACAGCAGCATGCAGGATGAGTTGCTGGGCCCGGAGAAGGTGAAAGGTCAGCCGCAGGAGATGCAAGAGGAAAAGCAACAGTCCCCGGGGAGCCACCAGGAGACGGGTCTGATCTCGGAGCTCGAAAAGgcgagaggggtgggggtgggggaggagggtaaGGTCGATGGCAGCCCCTCGGACAGCGGCTCTGGGAAGGAAAAGCTGCGTCTGGAGTCTCCTGTGCTGACGCCTTTTGACTACCAGGACGCATCCGGCCTGGGGCCCCCCGCCCCgtccagcacctcctcctcgCTGGCGGGGTTCAACAACTGGTCGGCTGCCATCCCCCCGGCTCCGTCCACCATCATCAACGAGGACGTGAGCTTCTTCAACCCGGCTGCCTCTGCCAGCAACGGCCAGCTGCTGTTCCAGAACTTTTCTCACCACGTCAGTCCAGGCTTCGGGGGCAACTTCTCCCCCCAGATTGGGCCGGCACTCTCCCAGCaccaccccccgccccacccccacttccagcacccccacccccagcaccaACAGCACCGGCGCTCCCCTGCTAGTCCCCacccgccccccttcccccacaggAACGCACCCTTCAGCCAGCTGCCCCACCTGTCCAATAACCTGaacaagcccccctccccctggggcAGCTACCAGagcccctcgccctccccctcctccacctcttggAGCCCTGGGGGGGGCtacgggggctgggggggctccCAGGGGAGGGAGTACCGGCGGGGGCTGAATGGGGGCATGACCCCCCTCAACTCCATCTCCCCCCTGAAGAAGACCTTCCCTAACAACCACGTGGTATCCCAGAAGTACTCCCGGACCAGCCCCGGCTTCAACCCCAAGTCCTGGATGGACGACAGTGTTGGCCGCAGCGACAACATCTTCCCCTTCCAG gagcGGAACAGGTCTTTTGATGGCTTCAACATGCATTCTCTGGAGAACTCTCTGATCGACATCATGAGGGCCGAGCAGGACACCCTGAAAG GTCGTCTGGGATTTCCACACCCGGGTGGGGACAACCCTCTGCCCATCAATG gcCACTCCTCCCTGTTCCCCATGGAGGATGGTTTCCCTGACGACGACCGTGGCGAGcaagggctgggggggctgggtgggggctgtTTCCCCCACCAGAACGGAGAACGCGTGGAACGCTACTCACGCAAGGTCTTCGTCGGAGGACTACCCCCTGATATTGACGaag aTGAGATCACGGCCAGTTTCCGTCGTTTTGGACATCTGTTTGTGGACTGGCCTCACAAGGCCGAGAGCAAGTCCTACTTTCCCCCTAAAG gctATGCCTTCCTGCTGTTCCAGGAGGAGAGCTCAGTGCAGGCCCTGATAGACGCCTGCATCGAGGAGGACGGAAAGCTGTACCTCTGCGTCTCCAGCCCCACTATCAAGGACAAACCT GTTCAGATCCGGCCCTGGAACCTGAATGACAGTGACTTTGTGATGGACGGCTCTCAGCCCCTTGACCCTCGCAAGACCATCTTTGTGGGGGGGGTGCCACGCCCTCTTCGTGCAG tgGAGCTAGCTATGATCATGGACCGTCTGTATGGAGGGGTGTGTTACGCCGGCATCGACACCGACCCAGAGCTCAAGTACCCTAAGGGGGCGGGGCGTGTGGCCTTCTCCAATCAGCAGAGCTACATTGCCGCTATCAGCGCCCGATTCGTCCAGCTGCAACATGGAGAGATAGATAAACGG GTGGAAGTGAAGCCATACGTCCTGGACGACCAGCTGTGTGACGAGTGCCAGGGCACGCGCTGTGGGGGCAAGTTTGCTCCTTTCTTCTGCGCCAACGTCACCTGCCTGCAGTACTACTGTGAGTACTGCTGGGCCGCCATCCACTCCCGTGCCGGCCGCGAGTTCCACAAGCCCCtggtgaaggaggggggagacagacccCGGCACATCTCCTTCCGCTggaactga
- the cpeb4b gene encoding cytoplasmic polyadenylation element-binding protein 4b isoform X2: protein MHSLENSLIDIMRAEQDTLKGRLGFPHPGGDNPLPINGHSSLFPMEDGFPDDDRGEQGLGGLGGGCFPHQNGERVERYSRKVFVGGLPPDIDEDEITASFRRFGHLFVDWPHKAESKSYFPPKGYAFLLFQEESSVQALIDACIEEDGKLYLCVSSPTIKDKPVQIRPWNLNDSDFVMDGSQPLDPRKTIFVGGVPRPLRAVELAMIMDRLYGGVCYAGIDTDPELKYPKGAGRVAFSNQQSYIAAISARFVQLQHGEIDKRVEVKPYVLDDQLCDECQGTRCGGKFAPFFCANVTCLQYYCEYCWAAIHSRAGREFHKPLVKEGGDRPRHISFRWN from the exons ATGCATTCTCTGGAGAACTCTCTGATCGACATCATGAGGGCCGAGCAGGACACCCTGAAAG GTCGTCTGGGATTTCCACACCCGGGTGGGGACAACCCTCTGCCCATCAATG gcCACTCCTCCCTGTTCCCCATGGAGGATGGTTTCCCTGACGACGACCGTGGCGAGcaagggctgggggggctgggtgggggctgtTTCCCCCACCAGAACGGAGAACGCGTGGAACGCTACTCACGCAAGGTCTTCGTCGGAGGACTACCCCCTGATATTGACGaag aTGAGATCACGGCCAGTTTCCGTCGTTTTGGACATCTGTTTGTGGACTGGCCTCACAAGGCCGAGAGCAAGTCCTACTTTCCCCCTAAAG gctATGCCTTCCTGCTGTTCCAGGAGGAGAGCTCAGTGCAGGCCCTGATAGACGCCTGCATCGAGGAGGACGGAAAGCTGTACCTCTGCGTCTCCAGCCCCACTATCAAGGACAAACCT GTTCAGATCCGGCCCTGGAACCTGAATGACAGTGACTTTGTGATGGACGGCTCTCAGCCCCTTGACCCTCGCAAGACCATCTTTGTGGGGGGGGTGCCACGCCCTCTTCGTGCAG tgGAGCTAGCTATGATCATGGACCGTCTGTATGGAGGGGTGTGTTACGCCGGCATCGACACCGACCCAGAGCTCAAGTACCCTAAGGGGGCGGGGCGTGTGGCCTTCTCCAATCAGCAGAGCTACATTGCCGCTATCAGCGCCCGATTCGTCCAGCTGCAACATGGAGAGATAGATAAACGG GTGGAAGTGAAGCCATACGTCCTGGACGACCAGCTGTGTGACGAGTGCCAGGGCACGCGCTGTGGGGGCAAGTTTGCTCCTTTCTTCTGCGCCAACGTCACCTGCCTGCAGTACTACTGTGAGTACTGCTGGGCCGCCATCCACTCCCGTGCCGGCCGCGAGTTCCACAAGCCCCtggtgaaggaggggggagacagacccCGGCACATCTCCTTCCGCTggaactga